In Palaemon carinicauda isolate YSFRI2023 chromosome 18, ASM3689809v2, whole genome shotgun sequence, a genomic segment contains:
- the LOC137657229 gene encoding uncharacterized protein: MLYGTETASLRKTDEKKMDVAEMRILRWMSGMTRKDIIKNDEFRGSTNVLEISKKVQEGRMRWYGHVGRHTMENKVHGRRRGRLRRDCIRKDLREKGNDEAEAQDKNRWKRLIRNATPNRNENKPKKKTLRD, from the coding sequence ATGCTATATGGTACAGAGACAGCAAGCCTAAGGAAAACTGATGAGAAAAAGATGGATGTAGCAGAAATGAGAatacttaggtggatgtctggaATGACAAGAAAGGATATAATTAAGAATGACGAGTTCAGAGGATCAACAAATGttttggaaatatcaaagaaagtgcaagaaggaagaatgagatggtatgggcatgtggGGAGGCATACAATGGAAAACAAAGTTCATGGTAGAAGAAGGGGAAGACTAAGAAGGGACTGCATACGGAAAGACTTGAGGGAGAAGGGAAATGATGAAGCAGAGGCACAAGACAAAAATAGATGGAAAAGGCTCATTCGAAACGCGACCCCAAATAGAAATGAGAATAAGCCGAAGAAGAAGACATTGAGAGATTAA